GAACCACACGTCTGGCCCGAGCCAGCCCTGTTCGGCGCAGAACGCCACTGGCGACATGCCGTGGTGGCTGTGGATGTCGTGCTGGTACTCGACGGTTTCGCTCAGGTGGCTGTGCAGGCGAATGCCCAGCTGGCGTGCGACCCGCGCGGTTTCGCGCAGGTGCTCAGGTGGCATGGAGTAGGGCGGGCTGGTGGGCGCCATGACCACCCGGCGCCAGGCGTCGGCGGCGGGGTCGTGGTACTCGCGCACCAGGCGCTGCACGTCGTCCAGGTATTGGCCGAGGGTTTCCGGCCCGGCGGCAGCGGCGCCCTCGGCCTGGCGCACCTGGGTAGCGCCGCCCCGGCACAGGACGAAGCGCAGGCCCAGTTGTTCGGCTTCTTCGAAAAGGATCTGCGCGCCATCAAACGCCATGCCCGGCAAGTACAGGTAGTGATGGTCGGCTAACGTGGTGCAACCGGAGCGGGCCAGCTCCACCAGGCCGATGCGCGCGGCCAGCCGCAAGTGCTCGGCGTTGAACAGCCCGCGGTAGCGATAGGGCACCGCGCCCAGCCAGCCGCCCAGGCTCTGGTCGATGCCGGCCGGGATGCCCTTGAGCAGCGACTGGAACAGGTGGTGATGGGTGTTCACCCAACCGGGGTACACCACGCAATCGGTGGCATCAAGCACCTGCTCGCCCGGCATCGGGGCCAGTGAACCGAGGGCGGCGATGCGCCCCCGGGTGATGCGGATGTCGGGCCCGGCATGGCGTGCGGCGGCGCCGCGCAGGCCGGTGAGGATGGCGCTGGCATTGCGGATCAGCCAGCTGTCGGCGTGTTTCATGTTCGGCTCCATGTCGATTCAGCCCAGTTCGCTTTCGTGCCAGTGGCGCAGGCTCAGGCGGGCGAGCAGCGCCATCAGGCTGAACAGCGCGACACCGGTCAAGGCAATCAGCACCAGGGCTGCAAACAGCCGTGGGATGTTCAGTTGAAAACCGGCCTGCAGGATTTGATAGGCAAGGCCCGCACCGGTGCCCCCGGTCCCCGCGACAAATTCGGCCACCACCGCGCCGATCAGCGCCAGGCCGCTGGCGATGCGCAGCCCTGCGAAGAAGCATGGCAGCGCGCTGGGAATGCGCAGGCGCAGCAGCACCTGCCAGCGGCTGGCGCGGTTCAGGCGGAACAGGTTGAGCAGCCCGGCGTTGACGCTGCGCAGGCCCAGCACGGTGTTGGCGATGATCGGGAAGATCGCCACCAGGGTCGCGCAAATCACCAGAGCCAGCGTGGTGTCACTGCACCAGATGATGATCAGCGGTGCGATGGCCACCACCGGGGTCACTTGCAGCAGGATGGCATAGGGGAACAGGCTGGCTTCAAGCACGCGGCTCTGCACGAACACGAATGCGGCCAATGTGCCGATGACCACGGCCAGGGCGAATGACAGGAAGGTGATCTTCAACGTCATCCACAAGGCCCCCAGCAGCAGTGGGCCATCGGCCACCAGTGTACGGCCGATGTCGGCAGGCGCAGGCACCAGATACGCCGGCACCTGCCAGGCAACGCACGCCATCTGCCACAGGCCAAGCAGCACCAGGCCGACCAGCAGCGGTGAGGCAATGCGCAGCACGACGGGGTTACGCAAGGTATGTTTCATGGTCATGCCCTCAGCAATGGCCGCTGTTGGCCTGGGCCAACAGCCGGGACAGATGTGCGCACTGCTCGATGAACGCCGGTGAGGTGCGGTAGGCCTCGTCGCGCTCCAGCGGCCCGTCGATGGCCACATCGGCGATCACCCGGCCGGGGCGCGCACCCATCACGATCACGCGTGACGACAGGTACACCGCCTCGAAGATGCTGTGGGTGACGAACACCACCGTCAGGTCGCGTTCGGCCCATAACTGGCGCAGGTCGCTGTCGAGCTTGTTGCGGGTGAACTCGTCCAGCGCGCCGAAGGGCTCGTCCATCAGCAGCAGGTTGGGCTCGGTGGCCAGCGCCCGGGCGATGGAGGCGCGCATCTGCATGCCGCCGGACAGCTCGCGGGGGTAGACATTGCCGAAGTTGCCCAGGCCAACCAGTTCCAGAGCGGCTTGCACCCGGGGCTGGCTCTGGGCTTTGGGCAGGCCGGCAAGGTCCAGGGGCAGGCGCACGTTGTCGTGAACCTTGGCCCAGGGCATCAGGGTGGCTTCCTGGAACACCATGGCCAGGCCTTGGCCCGGGGCATCCTTGCCCCACCAGCGCACATGGCCGGCGCTGGGCTGTTCAAGCCCTGCGAACATTTTCAGCAAGGTGCTCTTGCCGCAGCCTGACGGGCCCAACAACGAGACGAATTCACCGCGCTGGATCGCCAGCTTGACGCGGTTCAGGGCATGGGTACCGTTTGCGTAGGTCTTCTCCACCTGGTTGGCGAACAAGGGGGTGTCCAGCCCGACGGCGGTAGACAGGGGCTGCGGCTGGGCCGCGGCCGTGGACAGGGTCTGCATCAACATTTCGCTCTCCCCGTGGGTCATGAGCGCTGATGAATGCCCCGGCGCACCGGGGCGTTGAACGGCGGTTCAGTGGCTGAGAAACACTTCGCTCTCGCCATGGGCTTCGAGCAGGCCCAGCAACTGGCGGCGGATCACCAGCCCGGGCTTGTCCGAAGGCATGTGCAGTTCGACCCGGCGGCGGGTGTCGACGCAGGCGTCCGGGTCGGTGGCCTCGAGAATGTCGCGGTCCTCGGCGGTGATTGCCGCGTCCCAGTCGATCAGTTCCTGGGTGGAGCATTGGGCTTCGCTGTCGTTGCGGTACAGCCACTGCACCAGCATCAGCCGGCCGTCGTCGATGGGCGTGGCGCAGTTGTAGATGATGTGATGGATGCCGCTGTCCGGGTACATGCAGCCAAAGCGCCGGGAGAACGGCAGGTAGTAGCGGTTGACCAGGTGGCGCTGGGTGATCGGCGCCGTGGTGCCGGTGATGCGGAAGCTCTGCTCGGGGTTGCGGATCGGCACCCGGGTTTCGGCCTCGAAGCCGTAGTCGGTTTCGCGAAATTCGTAGCTGGCCGGCTGTGGCTGGTCGAAAAGGCCGAAGTTGGCCTTGTG
The genomic region above belongs to Pseudomonas sp. PSKL.D1 and contains:
- a CDS encoding amidohydrolase family protein, which codes for MKHADSWLIRNASAILTGLRGAAARHAGPDIRITRGRIAALGSLAPMPGEQVLDATDCVVYPGWVNTHHHLFQSLLKGIPAGIDQSLGGWLGAVPYRYRGLFNAEHLRLAARIGLVELARSGCTTLADHHYLYLPGMAFDGAQILFEEAEQLGLRFVLCRGGATQVRQAEGAAAAGPETLGQYLDDVQRLVREYHDPAADAWRRVVMAPTSPPYSMPPEHLRETARVARQLGIRLHSHLSETVEYQHDIHSHHGMSPVAFCAEQGWLGPDVWFAHLVKLSPEEIRLLGATGTGVAHCPQSNGRLGSGIADIVAMEAAGMAVSIGVDGAASNEACDMISETHAAWLLQRAKAGERALPRYQGGDHEGGAHVAQVEDVVRWGTAGGAQVLGLDAVGTLQVGMAADLALYKLDQPRYFGLHDLGIAPVVGGGRPTLRALLVGGRLRVMDDQLPGLDLAQLQHQARQAVLQLQRAAGLRA
- a CDS encoding ABC transporter permease codes for the protein MLLGLWQMACVAWQVPAYLVPAPADIGRTLVADGPLLLGALWMTLKITFLSFALAVVIGTLAAFVFVQSRVLEASLFPYAILLQVTPVVAIAPLIIIWCSDTTLALVICATLVAIFPIIANTVLGLRSVNAGLLNLFRLNRASRWQVLLRLRIPSALPCFFAGLRIASGLALIGAVVAEFVAGTGGTGAGLAYQILQAGFQLNIPRLFAALVLIALTGVALFSLMALLARLSLRHWHESELG
- a CDS encoding ABC transporter ATP-binding protein — translated: MLMQTLSTAAAQPQPLSTAVGLDTPLFANQVEKTYANGTHALNRVKLAIQRGEFVSLLGPSGCGKSTLLKMFAGLEQPSAGHVRWWGKDAPGQGLAMVFQEATLMPWAKVHDNVRLPLDLAGLPKAQSQPRVQAALELVGLGNFGNVYPRELSGGMQMRASIARALATEPNLLLMDEPFGALDEFTRNKLDSDLRQLWAERDLTVVFVTHSIFEAVYLSSRVIVMGARPGRVIADVAIDGPLERDEAYRTSPAFIEQCAHLSRLLAQANSGHC
- a CDS encoding aromatic ring-hydroxylating dioxygenase subunit alpha codes for the protein MLVTKQPVLRRFWYALLPLTDLDDGPKPFTLLGEPLVLWKRPDGTPVAMRDRCCHRTARLSKGFVSEDGNIACGYHGWEYDCSGTCVKIPQNPDGAIPPGAAVKAYHCQARYGYAWVALDDPLQPIPDFPEDGAPGYRRIFQFYEEWKTSPLRVMENSFDNSHFSFVHKANFGLFDQPQPASYEFRETDYGFEAETRVPIRNPEQSFRITGTTAPITQRHLVNRYYLPFSRRFGCMYPDSGIHHIIYNCATPIDDGRLMLVQWLYRNDSEAQCSTQELIDWDAAITAEDRDILEATDPDACVDTRRRVELHMPSDKPGLVIRRQLLGLLEAHGESEVFLSH